A DNA window from Borrelia sp. HM contains the following coding sequences:
- the murJ gene encoding murein biosynthesis integral membrane protein MurJ — protein sequence MSKDIFSTIIVMVSIFFSRIMGFIKVKVFSYYFGANLESDIFNYVFNIPNNLRKILSEGAMTSAFMPEFIYEKNKSNKHAIDFFRQVITFNVISISFGILVMIFFSKQVIYFISSYRGSHLESASYMFNYLVLYILLISLTSVFASVLNAYKIFFIPSFSPVMLSFSVILSIYLFYNQYGIYSAVIGVIVGGILQFVVQIINCIYIGIVYKPIFNFNNPAFLRFLKRWLHMILSALVSIATQQISFALASTLDIGSVSVLSNAIVYYQLPVGIFYVSISTVIFPKMTEYASMGNKKGLNMILNQGIDILIFILVPISFLLYIWAGPILNLLLTGGKFSVYDTQRTVNVLQYFLIGLPFSSIFGFFQKYYFSICNSKIPLYLSLIFAVIDIAISVFGINLYKVDILPIAQSVSFALCVIIFYFVGLKNGMKLKFVMSLIAFIKAFISLIPLYLFYTLFKNFKWDIGFSFSNFCLLTFVGIGNIIILISCYYMLGVNKVFKFIGREEIV from the coding sequence ATGAGTAAAGATATTTTTTCAACAATTATTGTAATGGTTTCAATTTTTTTTTCTCGTATAATGGGTTTTATTAAGGTAAAGGTATTTTCTTATTATTTTGGGGCAAATCTTGAATCAGATATTTTTAATTATGTTTTTAATATTCCAAATAATTTGAGGAAGATTCTTTCAGAAGGTGCAATGACATCGGCTTTTATGCCTGAATTTATTTATGAAAAAAATAAATCTAATAAGCATGCTATTGATTTTTTTAGGCAGGTTATTACTTTTAATGTTATAAGTATTAGCTTTGGTATTTTAGTTATGATTTTTTTTTCTAAACAAGTTATATATTTTATATCTTCTTATAGAGGCAGTCATTTAGAATCAGCGAGTTATATGTTTAATTATTTAGTACTTTATATATTGCTTATAAGCTTAACTTCAGTATTTGCATCGGTTTTAAATGCTTATAAGATTTTTTTTATTCCATCTTTTTCTCCAGTTATGCTCTCTTTTAGTGTGATATTAAGTATATATCTATTTTATAATCAATATGGAATATATAGTGCTGTTATTGGTGTGATTGTTGGTGGAATTTTGCAGTTTGTAGTCCAGATTATAAATTGTATTTATATTGGCATTGTATATAAACCAATATTTAATTTTAATAATCCTGCATTTTTAAGGTTTTTGAAACGATGGTTACATATGATTTTATCGGCTTTGGTTTCAATTGCTACTCAGCAAATTTCTTTTGCATTAGCATCAACCCTAGATATTGGGAGTGTTTCTGTTTTAAGTAATGCAATTGTTTATTATCAGCTTCCTGTTGGAATTTTTTATGTATCTATTTCTACAGTTATTTTTCCTAAAATGACCGAATATGCTTCTATGGGAAATAAAAAGGGATTAAATATGATTTTAAATCAGGGAATTGATATTTTAATTTTTATTTTGGTTCCTATTTCATTTTTATTATATATTTGGGCTGGTCCTATTTTAAATTTATTGCTTACAGGCGGTAAATTTTCTGTATATGATACGCAAAGGACCGTTAATGTGTTGCAGTATTTTTTAATTGGATTACCATTTTCTTCCATTTTTGGGTTTTTTCAGAAATATTATTTTTCAATTTGTAATTCAAAAATCCCGCTTTACTTGAGTCTTATTTTTGCTGTTATTGATATTGCTATTTCAGTTTTTGGTATTAACCTTTATAAGGTAGATATTTTGCCTATCGCACAATCAGTTTCTTTTGCCTTATGTGTGATTATTTTTTATTTTGTTGGATTAAAGAATGGAATGAAACTAAAATTTGTAATGTCGTTAATAGCCTTTATAAAAGCATTTATTTCCCTTATACCTTTATATTTGTTTTATACTCTTTTTAAAAACTTTAAGTGGGATATAGGGTTTAGTTTTAGTAATTTTTGTTTATTAACTTTTGTAGGTATTGGTAATATTATTATTTTAATATCCTGTTATTATATGCTTGGTGTTAATAAAGTTTTTAAATTTATTGGTAGAGAGGAGATCGTTTGA
- a CDS encoding HEAT repeat domain-containing protein, with protein MKNLEFIFFFFIIFDIFAIKSPELSTIFLLSQQSGSENDKNINENYFKSDVTKNPNFDNTNLNLKRVSDVISYGLDVQVIEIINSLKKSGDGEYNSLLKNRLQKTFNVDLKLSIFDLFLSLKYSGAVDTANYILDNYEINKYPNNLINLSILYLKEFSDKDSLKKKLINILQNKAGNVAAAAAYYLGELSSPEYSKDMMDVYDRYSGDDGVKSAILIALGKSSAVDYENRFYEISMDSYENSSIKASAIRALSYFTPEKITQNVGLYLQSSNNNYYIKSAILEALSRDISAKSKEILQDFLRDSDENIRVSAVNAIKGHGDIVSKEILTYKIKSDPSLKVREASAKVLIDMGSGYEGIQDIMFDSILERDFKLNMFGYLLDKDVSSALSIALKLLEKENINKPSKVLIGIAILLSAKKGNFDDFYSKIINSQNINLMNLAVKGAAYNKSSLLSGRLQEIKRTTNSTYLRKLLENY; from the coding sequence TTGAAAAATTTAGAATTTATTTTTTTCTTTTTCATTATTTTTGATATTTTTGCTATTAAGTCTCCAGAATTATCAACTATCTTTTTATTGTCTCAACAGTCTGGGTCTGAAAATGATAAGAACATAAATGAAAATTATTTTAAGAGTGATGTTACGAAAAATCCTAATTTTGACAATACTAATTTAAATCTGAAGCGAGTAAGTGATGTGATTTCTTATGGGCTTGATGTTCAAGTTATTGAAATTATTAATAGTCTTAAAAAATCAGGTGATGGTGAATATAATTCTTTACTTAAGAATCGGTTACAAAAAACTTTTAATGTTGATCTTAAATTATCAATTTTTGATTTATTCTTGTCACTTAAATATTCAGGGGCTGTTGATACTGCTAATTATATTCTTGATAATTATGAGATCAATAAATATCCCAATAATTTGATTAATTTATCAATTTTATATCTTAAGGAATTTAGTGATAAGGATTCATTAAAGAAAAAACTTATTAATATACTTCAAAATAAAGCAGGTAATGTTGCTGCTGCTGCTGCTTATTATCTTGGTGAGCTTTCTTCTCCTGAGTATTCAAAAGATATGATGGATGTTTATGATAGGTATTCTGGTGATGATGGAGTTAAATCAGCAATACTGATTGCTCTTGGTAAATCTAGTGCTGTTGATTATGAGAATAGATTTTATGAAATTTCTATGGATAGTTATGAAAATTCGTCAATTAAGGCATCCGCAATTAGGGCATTATCATATTTTACGCCTGAAAAAATAACACAAAATGTTGGGTTATATCTTCAAAGTAGCAATAACAATTATTATATTAAATCTGCCATTTTAGAAGCACTTTCAAGAGATATATCTGCAAAATCAAAAGAGATATTGCAAGATTTTTTAAGAGATTCTGATGAGAACATTAGAGTTAGTGCTGTTAATGCTATTAAAGGTCATGGCGATATTGTTTCAAAAGAGATTTTAACTTATAAGATTAAAAGTGATCCTTCTTTGAAAGTCAGAGAGGCATCTGCTAAAGTTTTAATAGATATGGGTTCTGGTTATGAGGGAATACAAGATATAATGTTTGATTCTATCCTTGAGAGAGACTTTAAACTTAATATGTTTGGCTATCTTTTAGATAAAGATGTAAGTTCTGCACTTTCAATTGCTTTAAAACTTTTAGAAAAGGAAAATATTAATAAACCCTCAAAGGTACTTATAGGTATTGCTATACTTCTTTCAGCTAAAAAGGGTAATTTTGATGATTTTTATTCTAAGATCATTAATAGTCAAAATATTAATTTGATGAATCTTGCAGTAAAGGGAGCTGCTTATAATAAATCTTCTTTACTCTCAGGTAGACTTCAAGAGATCAAGAGAACGACTAATTCTACATATTTAAGGAAACTTTTAGAAAATTATTAA
- the coaBC gene encoding bifunctional phosphopantothenoylcysteine decarboxylase/phosphopantothenate--cysteine ligase CoaBC, with amino-acid sequence MNKHKNILIGICGGIAAYKAVYIISNLVKRGYNVKVIMTDNATKFITPLTLETISKNKVIKSLWNTTHEEIEHINLARWANLILIIPATYNTISKIASGIADDALSTVISASTVPVYFATAMNNIMYQNPILKENIKKLKQYNYKFIEPDEGFLACSLNAIGRLKNENDILNIILNELNPKLPLKGKKILITASRTEEALDPIRYFSNKSTGQMGFNLGIEARDLGSDVTIITGPSNEKNPYGINVIKIKTASEMYKEAINIYQKFDIIIGTAAVANFRPEKIYEIKIKKNIMKDLHIKFIQNPDIIKYIGQNKTKNQIVIGFCAQENETLIEKAKEKLKTKQLDYIIANDLKYFGSNLNKIYIIDQNNVRELPEMSKKETAKEILKILY; translated from the coding sequence ATGAACAAACATAAAAATATATTAATAGGAATATGCGGAGGAATTGCAGCCTACAAGGCTGTTTATATCATCTCAAACTTAGTCAAAAGAGGATATAATGTCAAAGTCATAATGACGGATAATGCAACAAAATTTATTACCCCTCTAACATTAGAAACTATCTCTAAAAATAAAGTAATTAAAAGTTTGTGGAATACAACTCATGAAGAGATAGAGCATATAAACCTAGCAAGATGGGCAAACTTAATATTAATTATTCCAGCCACATACAATACTATTTCTAAAATAGCCTCAGGTATTGCTGATGATGCATTAAGCACAGTCATATCTGCAAGCACAGTTCCAGTCTATTTTGCAACAGCAATGAATAACATAATGTACCAAAATCCTATCTTAAAAGAAAACATTAAAAAATTAAAACAATATAATTACAAATTTATTGAACCTGATGAAGGATTTTTGGCATGCTCTTTAAACGCTATTGGGCGACTTAAAAATGAAAATGATATTTTAAATATAATATTAAACGAATTAAACCCAAAATTACCTTTAAAAGGTAAAAAAATACTTATAACTGCGTCTAGAACCGAAGAAGCATTAGATCCCATTCGTTACTTCTCAAATAAATCAACTGGTCAAATGGGCTTTAATTTAGGAATAGAAGCACGAGATCTTGGATCTGATGTAACAATAATTACAGGACCAAGCAATGAAAAAAATCCTTATGGAATAAACGTTATTAAAATCAAGACAGCATCAGAAATGTATAAAGAAGCAATAAATATATATCAAAAATTCGATATAATAATTGGTACTGCTGCTGTGGCAAACTTTAGGCCTGAGAAAATTTATGAGATTAAAATCAAAAAAAATATTATGAAAGATCTTCATATAAAGTTCATTCAAAATCCAGATATAATAAAATATATAGGTCAAAATAAAACTAAAAACCAAATTGTTATTGGATTTTGTGCTCAAGAAAACGAAACTTTAATAGAAAAGGCTAAAGAAAAATTAAAAACTAAACAATTAGATTATATCATTGCTAATGATTTAAAATATTTCGGATCAAACTTAAATAAAATTTATATAATAGACCAAAATAACGTTAGGGAACTGCCTGAAATGTCAAAAAAAGAAACTGCAAAGGAAATCTTAAAAATACTATATTAA
- a CDS encoding DUF997 family protein, whose amino-acid sequence MWWLFSYFLSYFSIAIFNIPLWFVLSCIFLPIFSLLLVCIFVSIFKND is encoded by the coding sequence ATGTGGTGGCTTTTTTCATATTTTTTGTCTTACTTTTCTATTGCGATATTTAATATTCCTCTGTGGTTTGTGCTGTCATGTATTTTCTTGCCTATTTTCAGTTTGTTATTAGTGTGTATTTTTGTGAGCATTTTTAAAAATGACTAA
- a CDS encoding sodium/pantothenate symporter codes for MTKSSFLFFIFLILYCTFGLFISKKKEGILFLHNYFLANKGLNFFIMSLLVASSYISASSFISGPSAVYKYGLSFIFLAVIQIPTSLILFVIVGEKLNLVSKKINAINIIDYIRYRYCSRFLALVSSLVIIFFSLFLVSAQIMGGAKLLEVFFNINYTDALIFFSLSVFLYVCLGGFKMIAYMDLIQGILMFISSILLFSKLSDLGGGISNIFKTAKLNLKNELFLPSNLNLTIEYIISFWILIGVGALGLPQFVNNFIAFKDRRAIRFSLPIVTFVIGFLVVIMHLIGFFCLVIFPEFEPNDKVILNVALKVLNPGILILFFIGLLSAIMSTIDSGFLFLSSIWVKSILLLSEKIGDKVGINKIIVISNVFFMLIIVSLSFKPYDFLLFLNIFAIGALEVAFFSIIVFGLYLNFVSKIAAFISQFLGLFSYLNIIFYNEVGSGCHFHPVIPSLFISVCSFLIVNFICKKYSKI; via the coding sequence ATGACTAAAAGTTCTTTTTTATTTTTTATCTTTTTGATTTTATATTGTACTTTTGGCCTTTTTATTAGCAAAAAAAAAGAAGGAATTTTATTTTTGCATAATTATTTTCTTGCGAATAAAGGTCTAAATTTTTTTATTATGTCATTACTTGTGGCTTCTAGCTATATTAGTGCTAGTAGTTTTATATCAGGACCTTCGGCTGTTTATAAATATGGATTATCTTTTATATTTTTAGCAGTTATTCAAATTCCTACAAGTTTAATTTTATTTGTTATTGTTGGTGAGAAATTAAATTTAGTATCTAAAAAGATTAATGCGATAAATATTATTGATTATATTAGATATAGATATTGCAGTCGCTTTTTAGCTCTTGTTAGTAGTTTAGTAATTATTTTCTTTTCCTTGTTTTTAGTATCAGCTCAGATTATGGGTGGTGCTAAACTTTTAGAAGTTTTTTTTAATATTAATTACACTGATGCTCTTATTTTCTTCTCTTTATCTGTGTTTTTATATGTTTGCTTAGGAGGATTTAAGATGATAGCATACATGGATTTAATACAAGGAATTTTAATGTTCATATCGTCTATACTACTATTTTCTAAATTATCTGATTTAGGAGGTGGAATTAGTAATATCTTTAAAACAGCCAAATTAAATCTTAAAAATGAATTATTTTTACCATCAAACTTGAATTTAACAATTGAATATATAATTTCTTTTTGGATATTAATAGGAGTTGGGGCATTAGGATTACCACAATTTGTTAATAATTTTATAGCATTTAAAGACAGGAGAGCTATTAGATTTTCTCTTCCTATTGTTACTTTTGTAATAGGATTTTTGGTTGTCATTATGCATTTAATAGGTTTTTTTTGTCTTGTCATTTTTCCTGAATTTGAACCAAACGATAAAGTTATTTTAAATGTAGCATTAAAGGTATTAAACCCTGGAATTTTAATTTTATTTTTTATAGGTCTTTTATCAGCAATAATGTCTACAATAGATTCAGGTTTTCTTTTTTTATCTTCCATTTGGGTAAAATCAATATTGTTATTAAGTGAAAAAATTGGAGATAAGGTTGGAATTAATAAAATTATTGTTATTTCTAATGTTTTTTTTATGTTAATCATAGTGTCTTTATCTTTTAAACCATATGACTTTTTGCTTTTTTTAAATATTTTTGCAATTGGAGCTTTAGAAGTTGCATTCTTTTCTATTATTGTTTTTGGGCTTTATTTAAATTTTGTAAGTAAAATAGCAGCTTTTATTTCTCAATTTTTGGGACTTTTCAGTTATTTAAACATCATTTTTTATAATGAAGTAGGCAGTGGTTGTCATTTTCATCCTGTTATTCCTTCGCTTTTTATCTCTGTATGTTCATTTTTAATAGTTAATTTTATTTGTAAAAAATATAGTAAAATTTAG
- a CDS encoding RluA family pseudouridine synthase, with product MCGLYMKSFGKYNVINVLKNDDGKRLDAVLIKFLKFPKSKIIKHIRNGDILLNNLKVSFSHRVFKDDEIFLYKPLLQNLSFSLKKIAVMDETDVLRDIKGRIIYEDEDLLVINKRKGVLVHGDKYSLDNLISAYLVSENLKSLSFKPSAVHRLDRNTSGLIIFVKNIDSARLLSHAFKHGFVTKKYLALLDGEIKKPLTYRNFLCRDRVLRRTFVVKDTDKCNSITDIKPILFSKFATLAEVSIKTGFTHQIRAQCAFNRHALINDKKYDSKFRRTNYFLHSFLIKFNQSLFLRNEFFAEPSSDFLKQISNIFGVYDFEGFI from the coding sequence ATGTGTGGTTTATATATGAAAAGTTTTGGTAAATATAATGTTATTAATGTTCTTAAGAATGATGATGGTAAAAGACTTGATGCAGTTTTAATAAAGTTTTTAAAATTTCCTAAATCTAAAATAATCAAACATATTAGAAATGGAGATATTCTTTTAAATAATTTAAAGGTTTCTTTTTCTCATAGAGTTTTTAAGGATGATGAAATTTTTTTATATAAGCCTTTATTACAAAATTTAAGTTTTAGTTTAAAAAAAATTGCAGTTATGGATGAAACTGATGTATTAAGAGATATAAAGGGAAGAATAATATATGAAGATGAAGATTTGCTTGTAATTAATAAGCGTAAAGGAGTTCTGGTGCATGGAGATAAATATTCGCTTGATAATTTAATTAGCGCTTATCTTGTAAGTGAAAATCTTAAGTCTCTTAGTTTTAAACCCTCGGCTGTGCATAGACTTGATAGGAATACCTCAGGGCTTATTATTTTTGTAAAAAATATAGATTCTGCAAGACTTTTAAGTCATGCATTTAAGCATGGTTTTGTTACTAAAAAGTATTTAGCTTTACTTGATGGTGAGATTAAGAAACCTTTAACTTATAGAAACTTTTTATGTCGTGATAGGGTCTTAAGAAGAACTTTTGTTGTTAAGGATACAGATAAATGTAATTCTATAACTGATATTAAACCAATTTTATTTTCTAAATTTGCAACACTTGCAGAAGTGTCCATTAAAACAGGATTTACACATCAAATACGTGCTCAGTGTGCTTTTAATAGACATGCCTTAATTAATGATAAAAAATACGATTCTAAATTTAGAAGAACCAATTACTTTTTACATTCTTTTTTGATAAAATTTAACCAGTCATTGTTTTTAAGAAATGAGTTTTTTGCTGAACCTAGTTCAGATTTTTTAAAGCAGATAAGTAACATTTTTGGTGTATATGATTTTGAGGGATTTATTTAA
- the murC gene encoding UDP-N-acetylmuramate--L-alanine ligase: protein MYDVDLDNLKNVFLVGIKGAGLCSLACFLNDNGYFVEGVDVPCRFYTEDILNSNSITYYENIYEFSLKDCNRSYDLLIYSPAYDKDNLNVLLEARELGIPILSYPEIIGKISSKYYSIGVAGSHGKTTTTAFLGILFSNLGLEPNVILGASVKDFGGKSSIVGQSNIFIAETCEYRNHFLHFSPNMIVLTNIDYEHVDFFESYEAVEDVFLKYINNLKQNGILIINADEINLLKIKNKILRTDIKVFSFGFSSLADFKIERVEVIGEFIKFDFLRGVDIKLRTPLMHNVLNFAAALLALKLFLENNKRLIWDFDERIKTIAKNYMGIKRRVEFIMEKDGVIYLDDYAHHPKEIENTLLGLKNFYKDRRIILDFMPHTFTRTEVLFNDFVKSLSNVDVLILHNIYLSVREDCDPDELSRELFLALKNLKQNVYFFKEVVDSVSFIKDLLKENDLFITMGAGNNFVLHDFL, encoded by the coding sequence ATGTATGATGTTGACTTAGATAATTTAAAGAATGTATTTTTAGTGGGCATAAAGGGTGCTGGGCTTTGTTCACTTGCCTGTTTTTTAAATGATAATGGGTATTTTGTCGAAGGAGTTGATGTTCCTTGCAGATTTTATACAGAAGATATATTAAATAGTAATAGTATAACTTACTATGAGAATATTTATGAGTTCTCATTAAAGGATTGTAATAGGTCTTATGATCTTTTGATATATTCACCAGCTTATGATAAGGATAATTTGAATGTTTTATTAGAAGCACGCGAACTTGGTATTCCTATATTATCTTATCCTGAGATTATTGGAAAAATTTCTAGTAAGTATTATAGTATTGGTGTTGCAGGTTCTCATGGTAAAACTACTACAACAGCATTTTTAGGTATTTTATTTAGTAATTTAGGACTTGAACCTAATGTGATATTAGGTGCTAGTGTTAAAGATTTTGGAGGTAAATCTAGTATTGTTGGTCAAAGCAATATATTTATTGCAGAGACTTGTGAATATAGAAATCATTTTTTACACTTTTCACCAAACATGATTGTTCTAACTAATATTGATTATGAGCATGTTGATTTTTTTGAAAGTTATGAAGCTGTTGAAGATGTTTTCTTGAAATATATTAATAATTTAAAGCAAAATGGTATATTAATAATTAATGCTGATGAAATTAATTTGCTTAAGATTAAAAATAAAATTTTAAGAACAGATATTAAAGTGTTTAGTTTTGGCTTTAGTTCTTTGGCTGATTTTAAAATTGAACGTGTCGAAGTGATAGGTGAGTTTATAAAATTTGATTTTTTAAGAGGAGTTGATATTAAGTTAAGAACTCCTTTAATGCATAATGTTTTAAATTTTGCAGCAGCACTTTTAGCTTTAAAACTATTTTTAGAAAATAATAAACGATTAATATGGGATTTTGATGAACGAATAAAGACAATAGCGAAAAATTATATGGGTATAAAAAGAAGAGTAGAATTTATCATGGAAAAAGATGGAGTTATATATCTTGATGATTATGCTCATCATCCAAAGGAAATTGAAAATACGCTTTTGGGGCTAAAGAATTTTTATAAGGATAGGCGTATTATTTTAGATTTTATGCCACATACGTTTACAAGAACAGAAGTTCTTTTTAATGATTTTGTTAAATCTTTAAGTAATGTTGATGTATTAATTTTGCATAATATATATCTTTCGGTAAGAGAAGATTGTGATCCTGATGAACTCTCTAGAGAACTATTTTTAGCTCTTAAAAATTTAAAACAAAATGTTTATTTTTTTAAAGAAGTAGTGGATTCTGTTAGTTTTATAAAGGATCTATTAAAGGAAAATGATTTATTTATTACAATGGGGGCTGGTAATAATTTTGTTTTGCATGATTTTTTGTAA
- a CDS encoding YicC/YloC family endoribonuclease codes for MKSMTGFFHLEKIISNYMFSVNLKSYNGKFLELKFKLPEILYAYELEIRNIISNYIKRGNVFLSVGYKEIVPNIHFSLNPHYVDAISRLRDSLLNSNLNIKDELSFGDFLSLRGALIFDESHVDQEMIYNVFRDVLEETLLSYDKSRIFEGENTKEDIISILVLIRNDLEILKESQNSINNKLFLSLKENLSKLIDDFSDINIAEEAAKMAIRLDINEEIVRLYSHIDNFYKNLENEVCGKVLEFITQEMHREVTTMSSKAIDLDVRNLVLNMKLNLEKIKEHVRNIE; via the coding sequence ATGAAGAGTATGACAGGATTTTTTCATTTAGAAAAAATTATTTCAAATTATATGTTTAGTGTTAATTTAAAGTCTTATAATGGTAAATTTTTGGAATTGAAATTTAAGTTACCTGAGATTTTATATGCTTATGAGCTTGAGATAAGAAATATAATTTCAAATTATATTAAAAGAGGAAATGTTTTTTTAAGTGTGGGTTATAAGGAAATAGTTCCAAATATCCATTTTAGTTTAAATCCTCATTATGTTGATGCAATATCTCGTCTTAGAGATAGTTTATTAAATAGTAATTTAAATATTAAAGATGAATTAAGTTTTGGTGATTTTTTGTCCTTAAGAGGTGCTTTAATTTTTGATGAAAGTCATGTTGATCAAGAAATGATTTATAATGTTTTTAGAGATGTTTTAGAAGAAACTTTATTAAGTTATGATAAGAGTAGGATTTTTGAAGGAGAGAATACTAAGGAAGATATAATTTCAATTCTTGTTTTAATACGTAATGATTTAGAAATATTAAAAGAATCTCAAAATAGTATAAATAATAAACTTTTTTTAAGCTTAAAGGAAAATTTATCGAAATTAATAGATGATTTTAGTGATATTAATATTGCAGAAGAGGCTGCTAAGATGGCAATTCGATTAGATATTAATGAGGAAATAGTAAGATTGTATTCACATATAGATAACTTTTATAAAAATCTTGAAAATGAAGTATGTGGCAAAGTTTTGGAGTTTATTACTCAAGAAATGCATAGAGAAGTTACAACAATGAGTAGCAAAGCAATTGATCTTGATGTTAGAAATCTGGTTTTAAATATGAAATTAAATTTAGAGAAAATCAAAGAACATGTAAGGAATATTGAATGA
- the cmk gene encoding (d)CMP kinase, producing the protein MRIAVSSKSGCGNTTISGMLAKYYGLKLINYTFHDIAREKDMSFDKFYEKEIIGRNDYYWDEYLDSKLLELSKEDNTVLASRLAIWLSKNADLKIYLYAKIEIRAERIINREGGMYSDILKNTFNRDSNDSKRYLSVYNINVDHYLDVADFIVDTTNRSANGVFELIKDEIEKRNLYKLNE; encoded by the coding sequence ATGAGAATAGCTGTTTCTAGCAAAAGTGGTTGTGGCAATACAACTATTAGTGGAATGCTTGCAAAATATTATGGACTAAAACTTATTAATTATACTTTTCATGATATTGCCAGGGAAAAGGATATGTCTTTTGATAAGTTTTATGAAAAGGAAATAATAGGTAGAAATGATTATTATTGGGATGAATATCTTGATAGTAAGTTATTAGAACTTTCAAAAGAGGATAATACAGTTCTTGCATCTCGTCTTGCAATTTGGCTTTCAAAGAATGCTGATTTAAAGATATATCTTTATGCGAAGATAGAAATTCGAGCAGAGAGAATAATAAACAGAGAAGGTGGTATGTATTCTGATATTTTAAAAAATACTTTTAATAGGGATTCCAATGATTCAAAGAGATATTTATCTGTATATAATATAAATGTTGATCATTATTTGGACGTGGCTGATTTTATAGTTGATACGACTAATAGATCTGCAAATGGAGTTTTTGAATTAATAAAGGATGAAATAGAGAAACGGAATTTATATAAATTAAATGAATAA
- a CDS encoding DNA-directed RNA polymerase subunit omega: MKIPLKDIQDFSGNYYELVMAVIVRTEQIVEQISLAEHAISDERVVANAFNDILTGKYTYSIEEK; encoded by the coding sequence ATGAAAATACCTTTAAAGGATATACAAGATTTTAGTGGTAATTATTACGAGCTTGTTATGGCAGTAATAGTTCGTACAGAACAGATTGTTGAGCAAATTTCTTTGGCAGAGCATGCTATTTCTGATGAAAGAGTAGTAGCTAATGCTTTTAATGATATTTTGACAGGTAAATATACATATTCAATTGAAGAAAAATAA
- the miaA gene encoding tRNA (adenosine(37)-N6)-dimethylallyltransferase MiaA translates to MKKNKIVFIFGPTSVGKSDILFNFPKDVAEVINVDSIQVYKEFDIASCKPSLELRSHIRHHLVDFLEPTQEYTLGLFYKEACQIIENLKKQRKIPIFVGGSAFYFKHLKDGLPETPAVSSEVRIYVNNLLATRGKNFLLEELKRVDFNRYESISKNDIYRIKRSLEVYYQTGISISQFLNKGQKIENILAIGLIRPIDEMKSRIISRVNNMVDCGLLEEIKRLLGKGYNESTPAFKGIGYREFLFWKGRPYYMLSDIINLIIKNSFLYVKRQMTFFDKIPNVLWFHPDDDLKDILDLIFV, encoded by the coding sequence TTGAAGAAAAATAAGATAGTTTTTATATTTGGTCCTACCAGTGTAGGTAAAAGTGACATTTTATTCAATTTTCCTAAAGATGTTGCTGAGGTAATTAATGTAGATTCTATTCAAGTGTATAAGGAGTTTGATATTGCTTCTTGTAAACCCAGTCTTGAGTTAAGATCCCATATAAGACATCATTTAGTAGATTTTTTGGAGCCAACCCAAGAATATACTCTTGGATTATTTTATAAAGAGGCATGTCAAATAATAGAAAATTTAAAAAAGCAAAGAAAGATTCCCATATTTGTGGGTGGTTCTGCTTTTTATTTTAAACATTTAAAGGATGGACTGCCTGAAACTCCAGCTGTTTCTTCTGAAGTGAGAATTTATGTAAACAATCTTTTAGCTACAAGGGGAAAAAATTTCCTTTTAGAGGAACTTAAGAGAGTGGACTTTAATAGATATGAATCAATAAGTAAAAATGATATTTATAGGATTAAAAGATCACTTGAAGTTTATTATCAGACAGGTATTTCAATTAGTCAATTTTTAAACAAAGGTCAAAAGATTGAAAATATCTTGGCCATTGGTTTGATAAGACCTATAGATGAAATGAAGTCTAGGATAATATCTAGGGTAAATAATATGGTTGATTGTGGTTTGCTTGAAGAGATTAAGAGATTATTAGGCAAAGGATACAATGAATCAACTCCGGCTTTTAAAGGGATAGGATATCGTGAATTTTTGTTTTGGAAAGGTAGACCTTATTATATGTTAAGTGATATAATAAACTTGATAATTAAAAATTCATTTTTATATGTGAAAAGGCAGATGACTTTTTTTGATAAGATTCCTAATGTTTTATGGTTTCATCCAGATGATGACTTAAAAGACATTTTGGATTTAATTTTTGTATAA